The sequence ATGCATTGAGGGCCACATTCGAGCCATATCAGGACAGAGTTGTATTAATTAACAAGTTCGTTTCGGACGTAGATTCTGGTAATCAAACAACACTTGCTTCCTGTGTAACCGACAAAAGCCAGGATGAAATTTTCATCAAAATTGATATTGAAGGTGATGAGCTAAAGGTTCTCCGTGGAAATAAAGATTTTTTTCTGACAGGTCCAGCTATACGAATAGCTTGCTGCACATATCATAAAAACAAGGATGCCGAGGATTTAAAAAATATTCTGAATGACTACGGATATGAAACTGAATTTTCGGACGGCTACATGATCTTTGTTCATGATAAACATATTCAACCGCCGTATTTCAGACGGGGTATTATTCGGGGACAGCGAAGTAAACTCGTAGCAAACAACGATTGATAAGAATGTATGAGTTCCGTTAAGGTGTCTGTCGTGTTGTGTACCTATAATGGTGAGCTGTACTTGCGGGAACAACTTGATTCGCTTCTGAATCAGAGTTTTCGGCCCTACGAAATATTGATTCAGGATGACCAGTCAACTGATAATACGTGGCAGATTATTGAAGAGTACAAGAGCCTTAACGCCTGCATCAAATCACATCAGAATAGCCAACGCCTGGGGCTTAATCAAAACTTTATCACTGCTTTTTTCAAGGCTTCAGGTGATTATATAGCCATCTCGGATCAGGATGATGTTTGGCTTCAGGATAAGCTGGACCTATATGTCAAGGCGTTACACGACAAAGATTGCTGTTTTGTGTATTCTGATTCATTCATAACGGACTCGACGCTAACGGTGACAGGTAGATTTAACGTACCCGATCATTCATTAATCGATTTAGTTTGGATGGGTCTTGCCCCCGGTCATAGTGTACTGTTTAAAAAGGATGTGTTGCTTGGTTTAAAAAACCTTCATGAAATTGATTTTATATATGATTGGCTGGTGGGCTTAACCGCTTTGTCGGTTGGGCAGGCAAAAAAAATAGACCAACCGGCTACATACTGGCGAAGACACGATACTACTGTTGGCCGCCAGGACTTCAAGCCCATTGAGTATGAATATCTAAAACCGTATCAATTATTATTTAGGGTCTTTAAATCGCTGTTGATGGGTAGGAAACTAAAAAACTTTTCGTGGCAATACGAGAATATATTTCTGATACTCAAGAACTTTGAGGGGGTGACGCGGGTAAAAGCCATAAATAAATTCGTTACTTACTACAAGCAGGAAAAGCCTTGGGCAATGGTAATAGCCTGTTTTATATACCTACGTCTTCATCAGCATGTGAAAGCAAAAGACTGGATAAAATCTGTTTACATTCCCCTCCACAAATATTATTTCTATAAGTACACGGGTGCGGGCCTTCGCGGATAAACCGAACAATGCCAGTTAAACTGACGATAATAACGATCAACCTAAATAATGCAGCAGGCTTAAAAAAGACAATAGAAAGCGTTGCTGACCAATCATATCGTAATCTCGACTACGTCGTGATCGATGGTGGGTCCCGAGATGACAGTCAGCAAGTGATTCGGAATTATGAAACGTTTATCAACAGTTGGGTCTCGGAGCCAGATAAGGGTATCTACCACGCCATGAATAAGGGCATACGAAAAGCAACGGGTGACTATTGCCTGTTTCTGAACTCTGGCGACTGGCTTGCAACGCCAACTATTCTTGAAAATGTATTTGCCCAGGATCCAGAGGCCGATATCGTTGCGGGTGATGTGTATTTTTACAATACCCAGCAGAAGGCCATTAAATGGCACGTTCCGTCACCTGACCAGCTTACGGCAAAGACCTTATTTTTAGGAACACTTCCCCATCAGGCTACCTTTATTCGTCGGGCTGTGTTTGATAAAGTGGGGTTGTATAACGAAACACTCAAAATCGCATCGGATTGGCTCTTTTTTCTGGAGGCTTTATTGAAATACGGTTGTACATATCAACACTATCAGGGAACGATTGCTTATTTCAATATGGACGGCATAAGTTGCGATCCGGCTACGGAATCGCTGCCACGCAGGGAGCAACTTGCGGTTTTGGCGAATGAATATCCGCTTTTTCTGCCTGATTATGAACGTCTCGATCAGCTTGAAACGCAAAGTTTACAATGGAAGCAGAGTAACGAATATCGTGTATATCACTTTTTGGACCGGATTGGTTTTATTAGCTTAGGGGTGTTTCTGCGCCGGATAAAACGGGTTATTCAGCGTAATCTTTATAGAAAACGGTGAGGGGACTACTGAAAAAGATCGCCCGACGCTTTGGCTATGATATACTGCATCTGCCCACCGATCCCATTGCCCGGCAATGGCTCGAACTGCTCAACGCCTACCAGATAAACTTAATTTTTGATGTTGGAGCCAATGCCGGTCAGTTTGGGCAACGAGTGAGGGCATTAGGCTATAAGGGAAGGCTGGTTTCATTCGAACCAATGGCCGATGAATTTCGTCAGCTATTGATAACATCGGCTACTGACCCTGATTGGGACGCTGTTCATTCCGGCATCGGCGACTATACTGGAACCGCCATCATTAATGTATCCGCTAATTCTTACAGTAGTTCAGTATTGAATATACTGCCTCTACACGTCGAAAGTGCGCCTGATTCTATTTACACGAAACAGGAGCCAATTCAGGTGCAGACAATCGACACATTTGTCGATCAGTATTATAGACCAGGTAAGAATCTGTATATAAAAATCGACACACAGGGCTTTGAGCGTCAGGTGTTCGAGGGTTGTATGAAATCATTGGATAAAATCAGTGGTTTTCAGATGGAATTGTCACTTCAGCCTTTGTATGAGGGTGAGACACTGCTGGACGATATGCTGAATCTGCTGCGGGAAAACGGCTACAAACTCAAGCTCATAGATGGTGGCCACCGCAATTACGAAACTGGCGAACTTCTTCAGATTGAGGGCTATTTTTTTAAATAGATAAAAGAGCCGAATGGTGATCGTGCAAAAGAGTAGTGGCCAGCTTGGTAATAAGCTTCTTATTTCGGCCCATGCTACTGCCTACTGCTTAAGTCGCCATGAGACATTATTGAATGCGGTATTGGGCTATGATGCTACCTATTTTTCAGCCTACTTGTTTGCCAGAAATCGCATTTTTGTTGTCAGCAGTAAACGCTTACAATGGTTCTTCTCCACCTGTATCCGCGGGTTAAAGCAGACCATCACCATTTTTAGGAGCCGTCCGCTATTTGATGAGTATCAAGTTGGCTGGGTTCATACAGAACTAAATGATTTGAGACGAGAGCAAAAAAACTGGTTGCTTTTAGAGGGAGAGGGGTTCCGAAGTTCCATCGATGTACAACGCAATAAGGCTACCATCAGGAGTTTGTTTCGCCCCAAAGCAAAGTATGGAAAGCAAGTAGATCGTATCATCATCAGCCTAAAAGAAAAGGGTGCGCTTCTGGTGGGTATTCATCTTCGCAAGGGCGATTATAGATACTGGGAATCAGGTAAGTATTACTTTGACGACCTGACATACATGAACTATATCGAGCAAGCCAGACGCTTGTTCAAGAACCAGAATGTTGGGTTCATTCTCTGCTCCGATGAGCCGATAAACAAAAGCTTGTTTCAGTCCGACACTGTGTATATCAGCGCCAACGAAGTAATTGTCGATCTGTATTTATTGGCTAAGTGTGATTATTTGATTGGGCCTCCGAGCACATTTTCGGGATGGGCATCTTTCTACGGCGATGTGCCCTTGTGCGTTGTTGAAAATAAAGATGTTGAGCTAACCCTTCCCAGTTTTAAGCGATACACATTGTAAAAGAGTAGTGATATGTAGAGCGGATGAATGAAGCTGAAAAAATATCAATAATCACCATTAACCTCAACGATAAATACGGTTTAGAGAAGACTATAAAAAGTGTAATTAGCCAGACTTTTACCAATGTTGAATTTATACTGATTGATGGAGGATCAGTTGATGGTAGCCAAGAAGTTATCCGTTCGTTTAATCATAGAATCCACTGCTGGATCTCGGAGCTGGATAGAGGTATTTACCATGCAATGAACAAAGGGATCGAACGGGCTACCGGGCAGT comes from Spirosoma aureum and encodes:
- a CDS encoding glycosyltransferase, which codes for MSSVKVSVVLCTYNGELYLREQLDSLLNQSFRPYEILIQDDQSTDNTWQIIEEYKSLNACIKSHQNSQRLGLNQNFITAFFKASGDYIAISDQDDVWLQDKLDLYVKALHDKDCCFVYSDSFITDSTLTVTGRFNVPDHSLIDLVWMGLAPGHSVLFKKDVLLGLKNLHEIDFIYDWLVGLTALSVGQAKKIDQPATYWRRHDTTVGRQDFKPIEYEYLKPYQLLFRVFKSLLMGRKLKNFSWQYENIFLILKNFEGVTRVKAINKFVTYYKQEKPWAMVIACFIYLRLHQHVKAKDWIKSVYIPLHKYYFYKYTGAGLRG
- a CDS encoding glycosyltransferase family 2 protein gives rise to the protein MPVKLTIITINLNNAAGLKKTIESVADQSYRNLDYVVIDGGSRDDSQQVIRNYETFINSWVSEPDKGIYHAMNKGIRKATGDYCLFLNSGDWLATPTILENVFAQDPEADIVAGDVYFYNTQQKAIKWHVPSPDQLTAKTLFLGTLPHQATFIRRAVFDKVGLYNETLKIASDWLFFLEALLKYGCTYQHYQGTIAYFNMDGISCDPATESLPRREQLAVLANEYPLFLPDYERLDQLETQSLQWKQSNEYRVYHFLDRIGFISLGVFLRRIKRVIQRNLYRKR
- a CDS encoding FkbM family methyltransferase — protein: MRGLLKKIARRFGYDILHLPTDPIARQWLELLNAYQINLIFDVGANAGQFGQRVRALGYKGRLVSFEPMADEFRQLLITSATDPDWDAVHSGIGDYTGTAIINVSANSYSSSVLNILPLHVESAPDSIYTKQEPIQVQTIDTFVDQYYRPGKNLYIKIDTQGFERQVFEGCMKSLDKISGFQMELSLQPLYEGETLLDDMLNLLRENGYKLKLIDGGHRNYETGELLQIEGYFFK
- a CDS encoding alpha-1,2-fucosyltransferase encodes the protein MQKSSGQLGNKLLISAHATAYCLSRHETLLNAVLGYDATYFSAYLFARNRIFVVSSKRLQWFFSTCIRGLKQTITIFRSRPLFDEYQVGWVHTELNDLRREQKNWLLLEGEGFRSSIDVQRNKATIRSLFRPKAKYGKQVDRIIISLKEKGALLVGIHLRKGDYRYWESGKYYFDDLTYMNYIEQARRLFKNQNVGFILCSDEPINKSLFQSDTVYISANEVIVDLYLLAKCDYLIGPPSTFSGWASFYGDVPLCVVENKDVELTLPSFKRYTL